The genome window ACGACGGCCTGACCGGCGTCGCCTTCACCGCCGCCCCCAACGACTTCGCGGGCACCGCGAAGACCGTCTGGGTCAAGCCCGGTCAGCAGGTCGACCTGGCCTGGCCGCTGGACGAGCAGGGCCGCTACGACGTCGTCGTCACCGCCCACACCGGGCAGCGCTTCAGCCGCCGCTACGCGGGCTGGGTGCACTGACCCGTGGCCGGCAGGGCCGGGGGCGCCGAACCGGTGACCCCCGGCCGTGGCTCGGCCGCCCCGACGGACCCCGCCGCTACCGTCGGGCGCATGCAGAAAATCACCACCTTTCTCTGGTTCGACGACCAGGCCGAAGAGGCCGCCGCCTTCTACACGTCGCTCTTCCCCAACTCCCGTATCACCCGGGTCGCCCGCTACGGCGAGACCGGTCCCGGCGCCGCCGGCTCGGTCATGACCGTCGACTTCGAACTCGCCGGCCAGAAGTACACGGCCCTCAACGGCGGCCCGGCGTTCACCTTCACCGAGGCGATCTCGCTCCAGGTGGAGTGCGCCGACCAGCAGGAGGTCGACGAGCTCTGGGCCAAGCTCACCGCCGACGGCGGCCAGGAGGCGCCGTGCGGCTGGCTCAAGGACCGCTACGGCCTCTCCTGGCAGATCACGCCGCGCGTCCTGCTGGACCTGGTCGCCGGCCCGGACCGGGCCAAGGCCGACCGCGTGATGGCCGCGATGATGCGCATGCAGAAGATCGAGATCCAGCCGCTGCTCGACGCGGCCGGGGGCTGAGGCCATGGCCGCACCCGCTGACCACACCACCGCCCACCGCACCGCCGTCTACCTGCGCGCCACGCCCGAGCGCGTGTGGCACGCACTCACCAACGCCGACGAGTCCGGCCTCTACTGGGGCCACCGCAACGTCTCCACCTGGCTGCCCGGCGCCCCCTGGGAGCACCAGCGCGCCGACGACTCCGGGATCGCCGACGTCATCGGCATCGTCGAGGCCGTCGACCGCCCGCACCGCCTGGTCACCAGCTGGTCCCCATCGGAGCAGCCCGGCCCGGCCGGGCCGTCCCGGGTCACCTTCGAGATCCAGGGCTGGCGGGACCTCACCCGGCTCACCGTCAGTCACGAGCGCCTCGCCGACGAGGCCGAGGTGGCGGAGGCGGCCAGGGGCTGGGAGGCCGTCCTGTCCAACCTCAAGACCTACCTGGAGACGGGCCACCCGCTGCCACAGCAGCCCTGGACGATGCCCTGAGTTCCGTTCGGGTTCAGCGCCCGGCCTCTACGGCCGGGCGCCGCCGCTCGCCCCGCACCCACCGGCGCAGCCCCGCGAACCGCGAGAACCGCTCCCGGCTCGCCACCGAGGCCCGGTCCAGCTCCTCCATCAGCCGCCGGCTGCGGTGCTCCAGGTCCAGCTCGTCCAGGATCCGGTCCACCTCCGCCAGCAGCGCGCCGTGCAGCTGCCATGCCTCCGGGTGCTCCTGCACCTTCCGCAACAGCAGGTGGGCGACGTTCTCCCGGCACGTCAGGGCCGCCGCCAGCTCGGCCGCCAGCCGCTGCTCCGCCTCCTCGGCGTTGCGGCTCACCTGGGTGGTCACCAGCACCGCGAAGCTGACCATCGCCCCGCCGACGTGCGTCAGCAGCTCCTCCAGCGCCACCGCGACGTCCGGTGGGAACAGCCGCTCGCCGGGCTCGCGCCGCTTCGCCAGGTCGGTCAGCGAACGGGCCAGCACCCGGATCACCACCACGCAGATCTCCAGCGTGTCCAGTCCGGTGCGCAGCACCAGCCGGGACAGCAGCCCCTCGCTGATCCGCGGGTTGAGCCGCAGGCTGTCCTCGGCCTGGCGCAGCGCCGCGTCCACCTCCGAGATCGCCTGGTCGAGCCGGCGCGCCTCGTGCAGCCGCTCCGCGGCCCGGGCGACGGGGATGGGGCGGCCCAGCTCCTCGGCGATGTCCAGCAGCAGGTGGCGGGCCCGCCGGGCCAGGTCCTCGATCGACTCGCCGGCGGTGTCCACCCAGACCGGCGGGGCGAACAGCAGGTTGAACAGCAGGCCGACGGCGGCGCCGATCAGCGTCTCCAGCACCCGGTCCCAGGCCTGCGAGGCCAGCTTGGTGACGCCCAGGATCAGCATCGCGCTGATCGCGACCTCCTGGACGAACTCCTCGACCCGGACGAACCGGCCGATCGTCAGCGAGGCCAGGATGATCAGTCCGAGGCTCCACCAGGAGAGCCCCACCACGGCGCTGAACCCGATCGCGATCAGTACGCCGACCACCACCGAGTTGACCCGGCGGATGCTGGTCTTCAGCGTCGAGTAGACGGTGACCTGCACCACCAGCAGCGCGGTGAGCGGCGCCGTCAGCGGGGCCGGCTCGTTGCTGAGCTGCGTCGCCACCGCGTACGAGAGGGTGGCGGCCACCGTCGCGCGGACGGTCTGGACGACGAACGGTTCTCGGGCGCCACGGCGGAGGGCGACCGTGAGGGACTCCGGGAGAAGGGCCATGCCGCCCTTCTTTCCCCGCAGCCGCCGTTCACACCGCCGAACGGGCCCGAGGGCACCCGAATGCCCACGCCGAGGTGAGGAGTTGCGGCTACCGGTTCCGGTCCAGGCGCAGCTTCCAGGGCGCCAGCGCGGACTCGACCTGCACGCCGATGCTCATCTTGGACGCGCCCTCGACCCGCTCCTCGAAGCGGATCGGCACCTCGCGGATCGTCATGCCGCGCCTGACCACGCGGTAGTTCATCTCGACCTGGAACGAGTAGCCGTTGCTCTGCACGGTCGGCAGGTCGATCGCCCGCAGCGTGCTCGCCCGCCAGGCCTTGAAGCCCGCGGTGGCGTCCTTGACGCCGAGGCCGAGGATCGTGTTGACGTAGAAGTTGGCCCACGCGGAGAGCGCCTTGCGGTGCCACGGCCACTCCGAGGCCGTCGAACCGCCGGGCACGTAGCGCGAGCCGAGCACCACGGCGGTGTCGCCGGTGAGCAGGGTCTGCACCATCGTGGGTATCACCGAGGCCGGGTGCGACAGGTCGGCGTCCATCTGCACCACCACGTCGGCGCCCTCGTTCAGCGCCCGGGCCATGCCCGCGAGGTAGGCCCGGCCGAGGCCGTCCTTCTCGGTGCGGTGCAGCACGCCGACCGTGCCGTGCGAGCCCGCCGCCAGCTTCTCGGCTATCTCGCCGGTGCCGTCCGGCGAGTTGTCGTCGACGACCAGCAGGTGCAGGTTCGGCACTGGCAGTTCCGCCAGCAGGCCCGCGAGGACCGGAAGGTTCTCCCGCTCGTTGTACGTGGGGACGACGACAACGACCTTGGGGGAGGCCTCGACCATGCTCTGATTCCCTCGCGCGCTCTCCGGCGGCATCCGTGCCCCGCCGGACGGTTGTCCGTGACGACCTGCTGATACGACCGTGCGAGTGTATCCGCGCCGGGCGGTGGCCTCGGCGCCGGGTCACGCCCGGCCCCCCGGGGGCCATCACCCCTCCCACCGGCGGCGGCAGCTGACGGCTACTGCACGCCGTAGACGGCCCCGAGGTTGTCCTGGGCGGGGCGGGTGTGGCCGGCCGGGCCTGCGGCGAAGGTGCGCAGGACGTTCTCGGTGACCTTGCGCACCAGGTCGCCGGCCCGGGCGTCGACGCCGTGGTCAGCGCTGGTGCCCCCGGGGCCGTGCGCGTCGAGTGTCTCCACCCAGCGCATCGTTCCGGTGGCGAACACCCCGGCGCCACTCGGGATGGTGTAGTAGGCGGTGTCGGCGTGTGAGCGGCGGCCCTCGCAGACCACGGGGGAGTGGGCGATCACCTCGATCGGGCGCGGGGTGGGGAAGGCGGTCTCCACCTTGTCGTACTCGACGCCGACCAGGTGCGGGAAGGACGCCCCGGCGGTGACCCCGGTGCCCTCGAACGCCCAGTGGTCGGGCGAGCCGACCACGTACGGGGCGTCCACCGGGTAGCCGTCGTAGATCACGCCGAGCATCGCGCTCTCCGGATCGGCGCCCGGCCCGACCCGGAAGTCGGTGGTCGCCGGAGCGCCCGCCCGGTGGCCCGGGTCCTGCGCCCAGGCGTCCTTGTAGCAGACCACCGTCCGGTCCGGGCCGAGCTCCGTGGGCTCGAACCGGACCCGGCGGAAGCAGCAATTCGCGCCCAGGATCGCCAGGTTGGTCCCGGCGTCCCGGGCCGCGACCACGTTCGCGCGCTGCTCCGGTGACCAGTACTCGTCGTGCCCGAGCGACAGGACGGCGGCCGCGCCGTGCAGCAGCCCCGGCTCGCGGGCCACGTCGATCCCGGTGGTGTACGCGAGCGGCAGGCCGAGCCGTTCGGCGAGCGAGACCAGCGGGGCCTCGTACACCAGGAACAGCCCGGCGCCGTGGTCGTATTCGTAGGGCCGGTCGAAGGTGACCTTCAGCGAGCGGGTGGCGAGGCCCCCGGTCGGGCCGTTGTAGAGGCTGTACCCGCCCCACTCGTTGTACGCCTGCCAGGTCGCCGGGGCGGCCATCACCACCGTCTTCCCGGCGGTGATGGCCGAGCGGACGGTGAGCGGGACGTAGCGCTGGCCCGAGCCGTCCTCGACGTCGAGGCGCAGCAGGTATGCGCCCTCGGGCCAGCCTGCCGTGTCCACTGCGAGGGTCTGCTGCCAGCCGGTCAGGACGGTGCGGGTCGCGCCGTCCACGTGGGGCGCGGGCTGCTTCGTGCCGGGCACGTGCTCGCGGCGCCAGACCTGGCGGGCGCGGGCGCCGCCGTACCAGCCGATCCGGTAGGCGGTGACGGTGAAGGCGGCGGCCGGGGTGGAGACGTGCAGGCCGACCGGTTCGCCCGGCAGCACGCTGACCCGGTCGGCGAAGCCCTCGATCGCGCCGGCCGGGCCCGGGTTGGTGATCTCCCAGTCGGCCGCGCCGGGGAGCGACTGCTCCGGCTTCTCGTCCGCCTTCACGCCGGCCCGCTGCGGGCTCGCGCCGGCGGTGTCGGGTGACGGGTGCGGGGCCGTGGCCGGTGCGGGCCGGCCGGTGCCGCAGGAGGTGACGGCCGCTGCCATCAGGCCCAGGCCCAGAACTCCCCGCCGACTCGGTTCCGTCACACTGGCCTCCGTCGTGTCCGTGCCCGATCACCGTACGCGAGTGCGTCAGGGCATGTTGACATCCTCACCCTCTCCGGGTATCGGGCCGGGAGCGCCGCGCCGGTTGCACGCCGCAGCGCCACCCGCCACCGGAGAGGGCCGTTCGGGGCACCATGGCGCGTCCGGTTGCGCGGCTCCGCGACGGCGGCGGTCCGGTCACTTAGCCTGACCGCGCCGTCCGTCCGGCGGCCAGGGGGTCGGGAGCCGTGAGCGGCCGGCCGAGTCATGGACAGGGGTGTACGTGGTTTCGTCGGGTTCGGTCGGGCCGGGGGTGGCGCCTCCGACGCGCGGCGCGCGGTTCCGGGCATGGCTGCTGGAAGGCCTGGCCGACATGGCCAAGCAGTACCCGGGCCCGCACGCCGAGACACCCGCCGCACACAAGACCGCGCACTGGTGGCGCGTGATGTGCCTGACCGGTGTCGACTACTTCTCGACCCTCGGCTACCAGCCCGGCATCGCCGCGCTCGCGGCCGGACTGCTGTCGCCGATCGCGACGATCGTGCTGGTGATCGTCACCCTGCTGGGCGCGCTGCCGGTCTACCGGCGGGTGGCCCACGAGAGCCCGCACGGCGAGGGCTCGATCGCCATGCTGGAGCGGCTGCTGTCGTTCTGGCGGGGCAAGCTCTTCGTGCTGGCGCTGCTCGGTTTCGCGGTCACCGACTTCATGATCACCATCACCCTGTCGGCCGCCGACGCCAGCGCGCACCTGGTGGAGAACCCGCACCTGACCAGTGCCCTCAGCGGCAGGCAGGTGCTGATCACGCTGATCCTGATCGCCCTGCTCGGCGCCGTCTTCCTCAAGGGCTTCGGCGAGGCGATCGGCGTGGCCGTCGTCCTGGTCGTCATCTACCTCGCGCTCAACGTCGTCGTCGTGGCCAACGGCCTCTGGCACGTCCTCAAGGCCCCGCACGTGATCGGAGACTGGACCGACGCGCTCACCGCCGCGCACGGCAACGCGGCCGCGATGATCGGCGTCTCCCTGACCGTCTTCCCGAAGCTCGCGCTGGGTCTGTCCGGCTTCGAGACGGGCGTCGCCGTGATGCCGCACATCGAGGGCGACCCGGACGACACCGAGGAGAACCCCACCGGCCGCATCCGCGGCACCCGCCACCTGCTCACCACCGCCGCCGTGATCATGAGCATCTTCCTGATCACCACCAGCTTCATCACCACCCTGCTGATCCCCCCCGAGGACTTCAAGACCGGAGGCCCGGCCAACGGCCGCGCCCTCGCCTACCTCGCGCACCAGAACCTCGGCAGCGCCTTCGGCAGCGTCTACGACCTGTCCACCATCGCCATCCTCTGGTTCGCCGGCGCCTCCGCCATGGCGGGCATGCTCAACCTGCTGCCGCGCTACCTGCCGCGCTACGGCATGGTCCCGGCCTGGGCGCGGGCGCTGCGGCCGATGGTGATCGTCCTGACCCTGGTCGGGTTCCTGATCACCTGGATCTTCGACGCCAACGTCGACGCCCAGGGCGGCGCCTACGCCACCGGTGTGCTGGTACTGATCACCTCGGCCGCCATCGCCGTCACCATCGCCGCCCACAAGGCGGGGCAGTCGCGTTGGACGGCCGGATTCGCGGCGATCTCCGCCGTGTTCATCTACACGACGGCGGTGAACATCGGCGAGCGGCCGGACGGTGTCAAGATCGGCGCCTGCTTCATCGGCGCCATCGTGCTCGTCTCCTTCCTCTCCCGGCTCAAGCGCTCCTTCGAACTGCGGGTCACCGACGTGGTCCTGGACGACGTCGCCGAACGGTTCGTCCGGGACTACATGCACCGCCCGCTGCGGCTGATCGCCAACGAGCCGAACAGCCGGGACCTCGCCGAGTACCGCGACAAGATGCGGCAGATCCGGGCCGACAACGACATCCCGGCCGAGGACGACCTGGTCTTCGTCGAGGTCACCGTGCTCGACCCGTCCGACTTCGAGGCCGAACTGAGCGTCCACGGCGAGGTGATGCACGACCGTTACCGGGTGCTGGCGCTGCAGAGCTCCAGCGTGCCGAACGCGCTGGCCGCGCTGCTGCTGCGGGTCCGCGACCTCACCGGGCAGCAGCCGCACATCTACTTCGAGTGGACGGAGGGCAACCCCTTCGCCCAGTTCCTGCGGTTCTTCCTGTTCGGCCAGGGTGAGATCGCGCCGGTCACCCGCGAGGTGCTGCGGGAGGCGGAGCCCGACCGCTCGCGGCGGCCGGCCGTGCACGTGGGCTGAGCGGGGCTCGGCAGGGCGCGGTCAGCGGCGTGAGTCGGTGAGCGCGGAGCCCGTGGCCGGATCGAAGACGTGCAGCCGGTCGGTGTCCACCCACAGCTCCAGTGGGCGGCCCTCCACGGCCCGGGTGTCGGTGCCGATCCGGGCGACGGCCTCGCCTTGGCCGTCGAGCGTGAAGTGCGCGAACACGTCCGAGCCGACCGACTCCAGCACCTCGACGCCCACCGTCACCGTCCGCCCGCCGCGCGGGTGTGCCAGGAGTGCCGCGTCCTCGAAGTGCTCCGGGCGGATGCCCACGGCGACCCGCCGCGGCGCGCCGGCCCGCTCCAGCTGCCGTCGCAGCCGGTCCGCCAGCGGCAGTTCGCCCAGCGCGGTGTGCAGCGCGCCCTGTTCCAGCGTGGCGTCCAGGACGTTCATCGCCGGGGATCCGATGAACCCGGCAACGAACAGGTTCACCGGGTGGTCGTACAACTCCTGCGGTGCACCGACCTGCTGGACGACGCCGTCGCGCATCACCACCACCCGGTCGCCGAGGGTCATCGCCTCGACCTGGTCGTGGGTGACGTAGAGGGTGGTGGTGCCCAGGCGGCGCTGGAGCCGGGCGATCTGGGTGCGCATCTGGACCCGCAGCCGGGCGTCCAGGTTGGACAGCGGTTCGTCCATCAGGAAGGCCTTCGGGGCGCGGACGATCGCCCGGCCCATCGCGACCCGCTGACGCTGGCCGCCGGAGAGCTGCGCGGGGCGGCGCTCCAGGTGGTCGGTGAGGTCCAGGACGCGCGCGGCCTCCTCGACCTTGCGGGCGATCTCCGCCCGGTCCACCCCGGCCAGCCGCAGGGCGAAGCCCATGTTCTGACGGACCGTCATGTGCGGGTAGAGCGCGTAGCTCTGGAACACCATGGCGATGTCCCGCTCCTTCGGGGCGAGGTCGTTGACCACCCGGCCGCCGATCCGCAGGGTGCCCGCGGTGATGTCCTCCAGGCCGGCGATCATGTTGAGGGTGGTGGACTTTCCGCACCCGGACGGGCCGACCAGGATCACGAACTCCCCGTCCCCGACGGTCAGGTCGACGTCCCGGACGGCGACCCCGCCGTCCGGGTAGTGCTTGGTGAGTCCGTCGAGGACGAGCTCGGCCATGCGTCACCCCTTCACTGCGCCGGCGGTCAGGCCGGCCACGATGCGGCGTTGGAACAGCAGCACGAAGACCACGATCGGCACGGTGATCACCATGGCCGCCGCGGCGATCGAGCCGGTCGGCTGCTGGAACTGCGAACTGCCGGTGAAGAACGCGATCGCCGCCGGGACGGTCCGCGCCGCCCGGGTGGAGGTGAGCGAGATCGCGAACAGGAAGTCGTTCCAGCAGAAGATGAACACCAGGATCCCGGTGGTGAACACGCCGGGCGCCGCCAGCGGGGCGATGACCAGCCGGAACGCCTGCCAGGGCGTGGCGCCGTCCACCCGGGCGGCCTTCTCCAGGTCCCACGGGATCTCCCGGAAGAAGGCCGACAGGGTGTAGATCGCCAGCGGGAGGGAGAAGGTCATGTACGGGATGATCAGGCCCGGCCAGGTGTCGAACAGGCTCAGCGCCCGCTCGATGTCGAACAGCGGGGAGACCAGCGAGATCGGCGGGAACATCGCGATCAGCAGCGACATGCCGATCAGCAGCCGCTTCCCGGGGAAACGCAGCCGGGCGACGGCGTAGGCGGCCATGGTGCCGAGCACGACGGCGACGGTGGTGGCGATGAGGGCGATGCCGACGGAGTTGAGCAGTGCGCGCGTGAACTCGGTGGTCCGGAAGATGCCGCGGTAGTTCTCCAGCGTCCAGCGGCGGGGCACGAAGTTGCCGTCGGTGAGGGTGCTCGGGTCCTTGAAGGAGAGCGCGGCGATCCACCAGACCGGGAACAGCGCGTAGAGCACCACGACGAGATTGACGGCCGTCCAGCGTGCGCGGGTCCGCGTGGCGGGTTTCACCGGGGCGTTCACCGGCGGTCACCCTCGCCGCCGGGCGCCGCGGCGCCGAACACCTTGACGAAGACGAGCGCGATCGCCGCCACGCAGAGGAAGATCAGTACCGAGATCGCCGACCCGATGCCGAGGTTCAGCGCGGTGAACAGGTTGTCGTACCCGAGGATGGAGACCGAGCCGGTGTTGTTCGAACCGCCGGTGAGCACGTAGATGTCGTCGAACACGCGGAACGCGTCGAGCGTCCGGAACAGCAGGGCCACCAGGATCGCGGGCTTCATCAGCGGCAGCACCACCAGGCGCAGCCGCTGCCAGAAGCCGGCGCCGTCCACCTGAGCGGCCCGGACCGTCTCCTCGGGCACCAGGGCCAGACCGGCCAGCAGCAGGAGCGCCATGAACGGCGTGGTCTTCCACACCTCGGCCAGGATGATCAGCCCGATCGCCTGCCAGTGGTCGGTGAGCGGCGCGCTGCCCGGCGGCAGGAGGCCGGCCAGGTAGCCGGTGCCGGGCGTCCACGCGTACTGCCAGGAGTACGCGGCGACCACCGTCACGATGCCGTACGGCACCAGCACGGAGGTGCGGACGGCGCCGCGCCACAGGATCGTCCGGTGCATCACCAGGGCGAGCGCCAGGCCGAGCACCAGCTCGATCGTCACCGAGACCGCCGTGATCAGGACGGTCACCCAGAGCGCCTGCCACCAGTACGAACTCGACAGCACGGCCGCGTAGTTGTCGAACCAGACGAACCGGGCGCGCTGCGGGAAGCGCAGGTCGTAGCGCTGGAGGGAGAGGTAGACGGCGTAGCCGATCGGGTAGGCCGTCACCGCCGTCATCACCAGGACGGCCGGGGCGCAGAGCAGCCAGCCGAGGCGGCGCTCCTGCCGGGAGCCCTCGGAGATCTTCGCGCGGGTCGGGATTTCGGCGGTGACGGTCACGGGATCAGCCCCTTCGAGCCGAGTGCGTCCCCGATCTGGCCGTGCAGGGCGGCGACCGTGTGTTCCGGATCCACCGCCGAGGGCGGGGAGAGCGCGTGTGCGATCGCGATCGAGACGTTCTGGTAGGCGGGCGTCTGCGGGCGGAGCGAGGCGGATTCGAGGGCGGCGAGCACCTCGGCGGCGAAGGGGTAGTCGGCCGTCAGCTCGGGGGCCGTGTACAGGCTCCGCAGGGACGGCGGGAGGCCGCCACGGAGCGCGTTGACCAGCTGGTTGTCGCGGTTGCGCAGGCAGAGTGTCGCCTCGCGGGCGAGGTCGGGGTGCCGGCTGTACGCGCCGACGGCGAGATCGATCCCGCCGATCGTGACGGCGGCCGGCCGGTCGGGCGTCACGGCCGGGTAGGGCGCCCACCGGAAGTGCGCGAACAGGTCGGGCCGGTCGGCCTTCATCGCCGGGTAGACGAACGGGTAGTTGACCTCGAAGGCGGCCGTGCCCGACTCCAGCGCGAGCCGGTTCTGGTCCTCCATCTGGTTGGCGAGCGAGGGGTCGGCGGCAGCGGAGCGCGCCAGCTCCCGGATGATCCCGGCAGCGGTGACGGCGGGCGCGCCGAGCGCTGGCGCGGTGGCGTCGGTTGTCAGGACCGCGCCGCCCGCGCTGCCGACCAGGGTGTTGAACCAGACCGTCAGGCCCTCGTACTGAGCCCCTTGGACCTCGATGTCGTGCGGCTTGCCGTCCTTCGCGAGCGCGTCCGCCTGCGCGAGCAGTTCTGCCCAGGTGCGGGGCGGGGAGGGGGTCAGGTCGTCGCGGTACCAGAGGAGTTGGGTGTTGGAGTTGTACGGCGCGGCGTACAGCCGGTCCTTCCAGGTGGCGGTCCTGAGGGCGGCGGGCAGGGTGTCCGCCGTGACCTGTTCCTTCTGCGCCCCCGTCCATTCGCGGATCCAGCCGGCCTCCGCGAACTCCGGTGCCCAGGTGACGTCCAGCCCCATGATGTCCACGCCCGCGTCGTGCGCGGCGAGCCTGCGCACCAGCTGCTGGCGCTGGCCGTCGGCGGTGCGCGGCAGCTTGTTGTACCGGATCGCGTACCGCCCGCCCGAGGCCTGCCCGCAGGTGTCCGCGGCCTGCTGGAGGGCGCCGGAGTCGTCCGGGAAGTTGTACCAGTCGAGTGTCGTCGGGCCCGCGCCGCTTCCGCCGCTCCCGCACGCGGTGAGCGCCAGCGCGAGTGTGAGCACGAGCGCGGCCGGCCGGGCGCGTGGGCTACGGCGTTTCGGCATCTCACTCCCGGGCTCTCGACGGCGCGCAGTCAGCGGTGCGCGGGTCGCCACGCTAGGGCAACGGACGTGCACGGACGACGAGTTCGCCGCCGCGACACGCAGGTGGGCCGTCTTCGGTGGTTGCGCGGTCGGGGCCCGCGCGCCCCCTCGGTACCGGGCCGCGGTCCGTCCAGGGTGCCGGTGGTGTGTGCGCTGCTCAGTCCTCCAGCGCCGCCTCGGCGGCTTCGCGGACGTCCCGGTCGGGGTCGGCGGCGAGGGCCGTCAGGAGGTCGCGGACGCCGGGGGTGGACCAGCCGCAGACAGCCCAGACGAGCTCCTGGCGGACGGCGGGAACGGGGTGGGCGGCCAGGTGGGCGAGGCGCTCCAGAGGGCCGCGGCGGCGCAGGGAGAACCAGTGCAGGGCGGCGCGGAGTTCGGCCGGGTCGCCCGGGGTGCCGGCGGCGTCGATGCGGGCGAGCAGGACGCGGACGGGCGGGGGCGGGCCGTCCAGGGGGTGCGGGCGGCGCTCGCGCAGACGGCGGCTCCCGTACTCGCCGCGGATCCGGCAGCCCGCGCACGTGCAGGGACGGGTGCCGTGGGCGTTCGGCAGGTAGCGCCAGCCGGTGACCTGCGGTGCGGTGCGGATCCGGTGGATCTCGCGGGCGCCCACCGCGCGGGGGAGGAACACCTCCCAGCCGCGCGGATCCGGCAGCGCCCCGATCCGCCGCACCGCCTCGGCGGCCGGCATCAGGCGCTGCGCGTCCTTGGCGCGGTCCCGGTAGTGGCCGGCCAGCACCGGCTGGTCGTCGGCCAGCCGGACGTGCACCGCGACCAGCCCGCCCCGGGTGCCGAACCGGGCCAGCTCGCGCAGCCACTGGTGGGTCAGCGTGTACGACGGCAGCACGGGGAAGCAGTACACCCCGCGCACGCCGTCCTGCCCCCGGCTGTCCGGCCGGATTCCGGACCGGCGGACCCGCGGGGCGTTCGCGGTGGAGGTCAGGTGCACGAACATCGCCATGGAGCGGCATGTTAGGGCCTGGCTTCGGACTCCTGCCCGGGATTTTCCTCGTGCGCCCGGCCGGTGCGGCGGCTGATCAGGGACTCCAGGCCGTCGAGGATGCGGGCGAGGCCGAAGTCCAGGGCCTGGTCGCGGCCGCCCGGTTCGGTCATGGCGACGGCGAGGGCCGGGTACTGGTCGGCGTGCTGCTGGACCAGGCTGGCCAGGACGACGAGGAGTCGGGCCTCGGGGGAGCCGTTCGGCCCGGTGGCGCGGGTCTGCTGGGCGATGCTGCGGACGTGTCCGGCGAGCAGGACGGCGGCGTCCATGCGTTCGGCGCCGGTGAGGCCGCGGCCGTCGAGGGCGGCCACCACCTGTTCCAGCCAGGCGAGTTCCTTCGGCCCCATCACCCGGGGGCCGACGGTGGCGTCCAGCAGCCACGGGTGCCGGACGAACGACGTTGTCAACCGGTGGGCCCAGGCGGTGAGGCGGTCCCGCCAGTCGAGCCCGTCCGGGCCGGCGGGAGGCGCGTCGATCGCGGCCTCGACCATCAGCGCGACCAGTTCGGCCTTGCCGGGCACATAGCGGTAGAGCGACATCTTGGTGTAGTCGAGCAGCCCGGCGACCTTCTGCATCGAGACGGCGCCGAGGCCCTCCGCGTCCGCGATCTCGATGCCCGCCGCGGCGATCCGCTCCAGGCTGAGGGCCGGCTTGGGCCCTCGGGTGGGCTTGGCGGGCGGGCCCCAGAGCAGCCGCACCGTGTCGTTCGCCGCCTCGTTCACGTTCCGCTCCCTTGCCTTCCGGTCGAACTGTGTCTACCGTACACAGCAACGAACAGTGTCTGGTGGACACAGTTTTCTGCCGTCGCGGATGGAGTGGTTCCCATGAGCACCAAGGTCCTGATCTCGGGCGCGAGCATCGCCGGCCCTGCCCTCGCCCACTGGCTGAGCCGGTACGGCTTCGAGGTCACCGTCGTCGAACTGGCCCCCGCGCTGCGCGGCGGCGGGCAGAACGTCGACTTCCGCGGCCGGACCCACCTCACCGTGCTGGAGCGGATGGGCGTGCTCGACGAGCTGCGCGCCCTCGGCACCGGCGGCAGCCCGATGACCTTCCTCGGGCCGGACGGCA of Streptomyces kaniharaensis contains these proteins:
- a CDS encoding ABC transporter ATP-binding protein, whose amino-acid sequence is MAELVLDGLTKHYPDGGVAVRDVDLTVGDGEFVILVGPSGCGKSTTLNMIAGLEDITAGTLRIGGRVVNDLAPKERDIAMVFQSYALYPHMTVRQNMGFALRLAGVDRAEIARKVEEAARVLDLTDHLERRPAQLSGGQRQRVAMGRAIVRAPKAFLMDEPLSNLDARLRVQMRTQIARLQRRLGTTTLYVTHDQVEAMTLGDRVVVMRDGVVQQVGAPQELYDHPVNLFVAGFIGSPAMNVLDATLEQGALHTALGELPLADRLRRQLERAGAPRRVAVGIRPEHFEDAALLAHPRGGRTVTVGVEVLESVGSDVFAHFTLDGQGEAVARIGTDTRAVEGRPLELWVDTDRLHVFDPATGSALTDSRR
- a CDS encoding carbohydrate ABC transporter permease: MKPATRTRARWTAVNLVVVLYALFPVWWIAALSFKDPSTLTDGNFVPRRWTLENYRGIFRTTEFTRALLNSVGIALIATTVAVVLGTMAAYAVARLRFPGKRLLIGMSLLIAMFPPISLVSPLFDIERALSLFDTWPGLIIPYMTFSLPLAIYTLSAFFREIPWDLEKAARVDGATPWQAFRLVIAPLAAPGVFTTGILVFIFCWNDFLFAISLTSTRAARTVPAAIAFFTGSSQFQQPTGSIAAAAMVITVPIVVFVLLFQRRIVAGLTAGAVKG
- a CDS encoding carbohydrate ABC transporter permease, giving the protein MTVTAEIPTRAKISEGSRQERRLGWLLCAPAVLVMTAVTAYPIGYAVYLSLQRYDLRFPQRARFVWFDNYAAVLSSSYWWQALWVTVLITAVSVTIELVLGLALALVMHRTILWRGAVRTSVLVPYGIVTVVAAYSWQYAWTPGTGYLAGLLPPGSAPLTDHWQAIGLIILAEVWKTTPFMALLLLAGLALVPEETVRAAQVDGAGFWQRLRLVVLPLMKPAILVALLFRTLDAFRVFDDIYVLTGGSNNTGSVSILGYDNLFTALNLGIGSAISVLIFLCVAAIALVFVKVFGAAAPGGEGDRR
- a CDS encoding ABC transporter substrate-binding protein; amino-acid sequence: MPKRRSPRARPAALVLTLALALTACGSGGSGAGPTTLDWYNFPDDSGALQQAADTCGQASGGRYAIRYNKLPRTADGQRQQLVRRLAAHDAGVDIMGLDVTWAPEFAEAGWIREWTGAQKEQVTADTLPAALRTATWKDRLYAAPYNSNTQLLWYRDDLTPSPPRTWAELLAQADALAKDGKPHDIEVQGAQYEGLTVWFNTLVGSAGGAVLTTDATAPALGAPAVTAAGIIRELARSAAADPSLANQMEDQNRLALESGTAAFEVNYPFVYPAMKADRPDLFAHFRWAPYPAVTPDRPAAVTIGGIDLAVGAYSRHPDLAREATLCLRNRDNQLVNALRGGLPPSLRSLYTAPELTADYPFAAEVLAALESASLRPQTPAYQNVSIAIAHALSPPSAVDPEHTVAALHGQIGDALGSKGLIP
- a CDS encoding HEAT repeat domain-containing protein, whose translation is MAMFVHLTSTANAPRVRRSGIRPDSRGQDGVRGVYCFPVLPSYTLTHQWLRELARFGTRGGLVAVHVRLADDQPVLAGHYRDRAKDAQRLMPAAEAVRRIGALPDPRGWEVFLPRAVGAREIHRIRTAPQVTGWRYLPNAHGTRPCTCAGCRIRGEYGSRRLRERRPHPLDGPPPPVRVLLARIDAAGTPGDPAELRAALHWFSLRRRGPLERLAHLAAHPVPAVRQELVWAVCGWSTPGVRDLLTALAADPDRDVREAAEAALED
- a CDS encoding TetR/AcrR family transcriptional regulator — its product is MNEAANDTVRLLWGPPAKPTRGPKPALSLERIAAAGIEIADAEGLGAVSMQKVAGLLDYTKMSLYRYVPGKAELVALMVEAAIDAPPAGPDGLDWRDRLTAWAHRLTTSFVRHPWLLDATVGPRVMGPKELAWLEQVVAALDGRGLTGAERMDAAVLLAGHVRSIAQQTRATGPNGSPEARLLVVLASLVQQHADQYPALAVAMTEPGGRDQALDFGLARILDGLESLISRRTGRAHEENPGQESEARP